The following are encoded together in the Bacillus cereus group sp. RP43 genome:
- a CDS encoding cytochrome c biogenesis protein CcdC, whose protein sequence is MSLALLSSIVAVCMAVGVMFLRFKSAKKPIVKKKIILPPIFMSTGASMYFLPEFRLTSLEIVEAISIGLIFSIFLIKTTKFEIRGEDIYMKPSKAFIFILVGLLAVRVALKSYLSQSIDLAQLSGMFFLLAFAMIVSWRIAMYRSYTKLEKTIKRAGISI, encoded by the coding sequence ATGAGTTTAGCACTTTTATCAAGTATCGTAGCGGTATGTATGGCTGTTGGTGTAATGTTTCTTCGCTTTAAGTCAGCGAAAAAACCGATAGTGAAAAAGAAAATTATATTACCGCCAATCTTTATGAGTACTGGCGCATCGATGTACTTCTTACCAGAGTTTCGGTTAACATCGTTAGAAATAGTAGAGGCAATTAGCATAGGGCTTATTTTCTCTATATTTCTTATTAAAACAACTAAGTTTGAAATAAGAGGCGAAGATATATATATGAAACCGTCAAAAGCGTTCATATTTATTTTAGTTGGTTTATTAGCTGTTCGGGTAGCATTGAAATCATATTTAAGTCAATCAATTGATTTGGCGCAATTGAGCGGGATGTTTTTCTTACTTGCTTTTGCGATGATCGTATCGTGGAGAATTGCGATGTATCGCTCGTATACTAAATTAGAAAAGACAATAAAAAGAGCTGGAATTT
- a CDS encoding cytidine deaminase: MDKKKYIEEANKMLSKAYIPYSKFPVGAALVTKEGKIYTGCNIENASYGLCNCAERTAIFKAVSEGERDFSYLVITGETEGPISPCGACRQVIAEFCDPKMPVLLTNVKGDEKEVTVEQLLPGAFSIEDLK, encoded by the coding sequence ATGGATAAGAAAAAATATATTGAAGAAGCAAATAAGATGTTATCGAAAGCGTATATTCCGTATTCTAAATTTCCTGTTGGCGCAGCATTAGTTACGAAAGAAGGTAAAATCTATACTGGTTGTAATATAGAAAATGCTTCTTACGGTTTATGTAACTGTGCAGAAAGAACAGCAATCTTTAAAGCAGTATCAGAAGGTGAGCGCGACTTTAGTTACTTAGTCATTACAGGAGAAACTGAGGGACCGATTTCACCATGTGGTGCTTGTAGACAAGTTATTGCTGAATTTTGTGATCCGAAAATGCCTGTATTATTAACGAATGTAAAAGGTGATGAAAAAGAAGTGACTGTGGAACAGTTACTGCCAGGTGCTTTCTCAATTGAAGATTTAAAATAA
- a CDS encoding DUF2871 domain-containing protein, with product MKKLYNAAFIYLIIGLLSGVFAREYTKAQGIKGSTMLQLVHTHVLVLGFIFFLVALALFKVFQVQETKSFRAWFIVYNAGLIFTIATMVFRGILQVNGTDFNGLSHMTGLAHVIISVGLVWFMILLKKSFK from the coding sequence ATGAAGAAATTATATAATGCAGCATTCATTTACTTAATAATTGGTTTATTATCAGGAGTATTTGCAAGAGAGTATACGAAAGCGCAAGGAATTAAAGGATCCACTATGCTACAGCTAGTGCATACACATGTATTAGTATTAGGATTCATATTCTTTTTGGTTGCATTAGCTTTATTTAAAGTGTTTCAAGTACAAGAAACAAAAAGCTTTCGCGCGTGGTTTATTGTTTATAATGCAGGATTAATTTTTACAATCGCTACAATGGTATTTAGAGGTATTTTACAAGTAAATGGAACAGACTTTAACGGTTTAAGCCATATGACTGGATTAGCTCATGTTATTATAAGTGTCGGGCTCGTTTGGTTTATGATTTTGCTCAAAAAGTCATTTAAATAG